DNA sequence from the Cherax quadricarinatus isolate ZL_2023a unplaced genomic scaffold, ASM3850222v1 Contig1126, whole genome shotgun sequence genome:
attaaacaaaaaaATTTAAGAAAAATGTGATTAAGAAGTGTTTTATTGCATGTGGACTAGGCCAcatgggcgttgatccccggaatgctctccaggtagaccccaggtagggtGTAGGCACTATACtttacacctccaggactcgagtctggctaactggttttcttgaatcccttcataaatgttacctagcTCAAACTCCAGTAGGACATCGTCATGAAAACCACTTgactccactcctatctaacgtgcTCCTacatgcctgttggatgtccaagcccttcACTCCATCTTTGTAAATGTCCAAACGATCtctataacccctcctcagccctcgggATAATGCTTTTAATAACCCTACACCTcattctaatctccaaactatgaattctctgtataatattcacaccacacattgccctaagacacgacgtctccagctgcctccttgttacaacattcataactcgtgcttcacacccacataagtgttggtaccactatacactggaaccctggttttcatctttaatccattccagaaggtcagccgAAAACCGatttgtacgaaaactgaagtaatacatgtatttcctataagaaatagtgtaaatccaattaatccattccagacattcaaaaatattaacaaaaaataaattttatggagaataactatagttttacttacagaaaacaatgacaaataaatataaagcactaattttaatggataaatgaacatttaaattaatttttttctttattgaagactcttgttggcatatggaagatggcaaggaggggagagggaggagagagtattgtttggaaggggaatccccctccataaggacttaaggtatcaaagccctatccggggttacttcccttctttgtcttttactggcactaggaccagcttgagtgtcactggacccctgttgcataaaaaatctgtccagagaggcctgtttctggcatctctctaatatttgcctaaaatgggacacggcATTGTAATTGAACATGTTGctgacacggcttgcaacagctttgttagagtgatatttctccacaaaactttgcacctcactccactttgcacaaatgcccTTAAttgctgaagaaggcacattctcctctctctctctctctcttcctcctctgaggAGTCACGAATGTGACTCCTCAGATGCGTCCCGCGGCTAGGCGGACGCATCTTATATGGGCGATTTCTGAGCGGATGTAAGAAAACGGGGAAAATTTCGCCAAAAAAAGTGGTCGAAAACTAAATTGTACGATAACCGGATCAGACGAAAaacggggttccactgtactctcatactTTTCCCCTTTGGTcaccatggataatgttctttgtctctggAGATGCCTCACTTCACCACTTGCATTTTTTTCCCCAGTTAATTcaatggttcacctcatctctcattGACCTGTCCAAATTCTGTGCAAATGACTTAATTCAAGGATATGTGAAAGAAGATGGAGTTAGCTAAAACCATTCCATCTCTCTGATTTATAATTTTATACAGATTTGGTCAAAAACAATACCTAATGCCAACAAGTATGTAACTATGACACATTCGCATCACTAGGTtgctttttttattatcacactggccgattcccaccaaggcagggtggcccgaaaaagaaaaactttcaccatcattcactccatcactgtcttgccagaagggtgctttacactacagtttttaaactgcaacattaacacccctccttcagagtgcaggcactgtacttcccatctccaggactcaagtccggcctgccggtttccctgaaccccttcataaatgttactttgctcacactccaacagcacgtcaagtattaaaaaccatttgtctccattcactcctatcaaacacgctcacgcatgcctgctggaagtccaagcccctcgcacacaaaacctcctttaccccctccctccaacctttcctaggccgacccctaccccgccttccttccactacagactgatacactcttgaagtcactctgtttcgctccattctctctacatgtccgaaccacctcaacaacccttcctcagccctctggacaacagttttggtaatcccgcacctcctcctaacttccaaactacgaattctctgcattatattcacaccacacattgccctcagacatgacatctccactgcctccagccttctcctcgctgcaacattcatcacccatgcttcacacccatataagagcgttggtaaaactatactctcatacattcccctctttgcctccaaggacaaagttctttgtctccacagactcctaagtgcaccactcacccttttcccctcatcaattctatgattcacctcatctttcatagacccatccgctgacacgtccactcccaaatatctgaatacattcacctcctccatactctctccctccaatctgatatccaatctttcatcacctaatctttttgttatcctcataaccttactctttcctgtattcacttttaattttcttcttttgcacaccctaccaaattcatccaccaatctctgcaacttctcttcagaatctcccaagagcacagtgtcatcagcaaagagcaactgtgacaactcccactttatgtgtgattctttatcttttaactccacgcctcttgccaagaccctcgcatttacttctcttacaaccccatctataaatatattaaacaaccacggtgacatcacacatccttgtctaaggcctacttttactgggaaataatttccctctttcctacatactctaacttgagcctcactatcctcgtaaaaactcttcactgctttcagtaacctacctcctacaccatacacctgcaacatctgccacattgcccccctatccaccctgtcatacgccttttccaaatccataaatgccacaaagacctctttagccttatctaaatactgttcacttatatgtttcactgtaaacacctggtccacacaccccctacctttcctaaagcctccttgttcatctgctatcctattctccgtcttactcttaattctttcaataataactctaccatacactttaccaggtatactcaacagacttatccccctataatttttgcactctcttttgtcccctttgcctttatacaaaggaactatgcatgctctctgccaatccctaggtaccttaccctcttccatacatttattaaataattgcaccaaccactccaaaactatatccccacctgcttttaacatttctatctttatcccatcaatcccggctgccttaccccctttcattttacctactgcctcacgaacttcccccacactcacaactggctcttcctcactcctacaagatgttattcctccttgccctatacacgaaatcacagcttccctatcttcatcaacatttaacaattcctcaaaatattccctccatcttcccaatacctctaactctccatttaataactctcctctcctatttttaactgacaaatccatttgttctctaggcttccttaacttgttaatctcactccaaaactttttcttattttcaacaaaatttgttgataacatctcacccactctctcatttgctctctttttacattgcttcaccactctcttaacctctctctttttctccatatactcttccctccttgcatcacttctactttgtaaaaacttctcatatgctaactttttctcccttactactctctttacatcatcattccaccaatcgctcctcttccctcccgcacccactttcctgtaaccacaaacttctgctgaacactctaacactacatttttaaacctaccccatacctcttcgaccccattgcctatgctctcattagcccatctatcctccaatagctgtttatatcttaccctaactgcctcctcttttagtttataaaccttcacctctctcttccctgatgcttctattctccttgtatcccatctaccttttactctcagtgtagctacaactagaaagtgatctgatatatctgtggcccctctataaacatgtacatcctgaagtctactcaacagtcttttatctaccaatacataatccaacaaactactgtcatttcgccctacatcatatcttgtatacttatttatcctctttttcttaaaatatgtattacctataactaaacccctttctatacaaagttcaatcaaagggctcccattatcatttacacctggcaccccaaacttacctaccacaccctctctaaaagtttctcctactttagcattcaggtcccctaccacaattactctctcacttggttcaaaggctcctatacattcacttaacatctcccaaaatctctctctctcctctacattcctctcttctccaggtgcatacacgcttattatgacccacttttcgcatccaacctttactttaatccacataattcttgaatttacacattcatattctcttttctccttccataactgatccttcaacattactgctaccccttcctttgctctaactctctcagatactccagatttaatcccatttatttccccccaccgaaactcccctacccccttcagctttgtttcgcttagggccaggacatccaacttcttttcattcataacatcagcaatcatctgtttcttgtcatccgcactacatccacgcacattcaagcatcccagttttataaagtttttcttcttctcttttttagtaaatgtctacaggagaaggggttactagcccattgctcccggcattttagtcgcctcatacgacacgcatggcttacggaggaaagattcttttccacttccccatggacaatagaagaaataaagaagaacaagagctatttagaaaaaggagaaaaacctagatgtatgtatatatatatatgcatgtgcgtgtctgtgaagtgtgaccaaagtgtaagtaggagtagcaagatatccctgttatctagcgtgtttatgagacagaaaaagaaaccagcaattaTGATTATTCTCCATGACCTtagccattaaccctttgactgtttatgcCGTATAAATATGTCTTAtacgccactgtttctgacgtatatatactcaataattctagtggcttcaaatcaagctggagaaagctggtaggcccacatgtgagagaatgggtctgtgtggtcagtgtgtaccacataaaaaaaatcctgcagcacacagtgcgtaatgagaaaaaaaaacagatcgttttttttggattaaaatgccgactttgaggtgtatttatTCGTATAGTATTTAGCGTTGTATTcatgttttcatggtcttaggtgataaaatggaaaacatattacagaaatagagatgatttttattacttgggtgatgaaaacgaccttgaaactgagctcaaagtagcggaaatgttcgatttttaccaatgttcaggagtaaacaaatcacaccacacgtccaatacacgtcaactggggagtctaatattctttcactagtgcactgatattatttataccatttttacactaatgcagtagtctgcataacagtaaattttgtatttttttgtatgaataaaaaatcaaaatagaaagcaataataatataagaggggcctagagatgtgactaatgaacagaggatatgttattttagtgccaagaatgtctaccttgtttattctggaccctattttgaaattggcatcttttttaatttgtgtgaaattggccaaattgccaatttctgaccactatattgggtagttcaaattggtaaatgggcggtttcttgtactcagctgatagataaaatggagttctaaagaaatagctatgagtttggtcaactggaacaatggaattggctgaaaacagggctcaaactCGGCGAAATGGCCGATacacatatgtcgccgagaccgctaacttcgcgggagcgtaattccgtgagtttccgaccaaattttgaacttttggtgtcattaccatcgggaaaagattatcatttcataagaaaaaaattttttttttttttttttttttttttttttttttttttttttttaagccaaGAAGCTAACAAGTTTAATAATTATCAGCGCCAGAATGCCAAACAGTTACAAGACAAACACAAGTTCATGCAGAAAAGGGTgagactttaaaaaaaaatacaactttAGATTGTACAACTTGTTAAAAATCTCAGAAACCACCTTCGCCTTTGTAGATTTATTACttgcatgtgcaacacctgggtacctttattCTGAAGACATTTTGCCACCCAGTGGTGTTATTAATTTAATACAGGTGAGGCAGTCAGTTCCTCCGCCTTGAAGGTATCAAAACAGCAAGATGCTGTAACTAGAATCTTCGGTAAATCCTAGTCAAATACTAGCTTGCATATGCTACAGTTGCACATGCATTCTCTCCATATCAGTAAATAACCCACAGTGGGAAGACCTAATGCTTTCTGGAAAGTATTTTTAGATTGCCCCTTCACATTAACTTTCGTCACTTAATTATGTTCATAAAACAAGGCTTCCTATTGAAATATGCTTTGTAGCTCCTGGAGGACCTAGAGTGATCATGTATAGTTGTAATGAAACTCAGTTCACTAATGATAGTTGGTAAATTCACTACTCATTCCCAAACAGTAATTGATATACATACTGGATAATTGAAAGGGCTTGTCCAAAATTTCTATTGTTGCAACCAATTTTACAGCAGAAAATGGCATGTTTAATCTGGGACTATTTCTGATTATTTCAGCATGAAAATGATGAGAAACTTAAAATCAGTACCGTAcaagatacaaaaaaaaatatgttcaTAGAACTAAATGAATAGCTAAAATGTTGAGGAATGTGTTAAGATAACTTACTTCAGTGTTCTCTAGCCTTTTGCAGCCCACTTAAATGCAATTAATTGACTTGATGTGCTCTCCACAACAGGTTTTTGAAGATAAGTAAGTTTAATGGGGCATGCACAAGAGGGGTTAGGATTAATAACAGTAGTTACTTTAAAAGCATTATTTTCTAGTTTAGTGTATTTACAAAGATAATCTGCATTGGTGAAGCCTGAATTAATTACTCATGTGGCCACTTTGGCCCATACTGGACAAACGTTAGAGTTAGCAGAATTGGCCTGATACTTCAGACGACAATTAAGACACTGTTGCTACAGACGAAATGCAGAATTACAAATTTTGTCCATTTTATATGATAATTGGTCTGTCTGGCCAATTTTTGTGTCAAATTGTAGAAATTCGTTAATGAGAGGTTTCCTGTGTAGCTGTAGCCCGAATTTTTGCATTTGGTTTTCATCTAAATTTAAATTTAGTTTATTGTATGCTTTATAAAAATACTTTTTGTCAGTGACTGAATAATATATTAAACTCATTTCATCTTTTATCCTCAGGCTGCTGAAAATGCTCAGCGACAATCTCGTGGTGAGCCACCTTTACCCGATGAAGATGTCAGCAAACAGTTTAAGCCTATTGCTCCGTTGCCTCGTCTAGATGCAATGATAACCTCAGGGCAGATATCAAACTACTGCAAACAGATTTCTCAATTCTGCAGCCAGTCTCTTGGCAAACTGTATGTGGCAAAGGCTCTCCAGCAAGACAAAAAGTAGGCTTTGTTAACTGAAGACTTCAGAAAATGCTGGGAATATCTAGTGTGAAGCTCAGTCCAACTTGATTAAAGATGTACTATTATTTTTCCACAACTTAATGACTCTGTTTTCTTTGTTATTTGGTAAAATTTTAATGTGGTTCAAAATTTAAACCTTGCTTAGATCAATCTACTACTGTCTTTGCATTTTTCCACTTATTAAAAAAATGAACTTAAAGATTTTAGCTTTTACTTAAACCCTAAAATTTAAGAATGAAGGGCAATTTATCTCTGATGGCTTTTATGGTCAAATATACCATCCCCTTATATTGTCTTGCCAGTCAGTAAGTTATTGATTATGAATTTGATAgattggaagatatattacagaagagGCAATTTTGAATTGTTTACTgactaaaagtagcttgaaatttgagctcaaagtagcagaaatgtaagATTTTTTTGGTCAGACCTGGATTCACCacaaggcttggtctcagactggCCCGTGgtggcattgacccctgaaaccctctccaggtgtgtTTGAGTAAACAAAACATGTCGTGTGGTGGGTCTAACATGCATTCACGAATGCGCTGATATTTTTTATACAgttatgcagtagtctgaataacagtaaatcatcaaagcaagcataatataataggggcctggagatgtgactaatgaacagaaaatgttattttagtgccaggaatgtctacattgtttattctgaaccctattttgaaattgccctttcttgaattttgtatgaaattggtcaaattagtaATTCATGATCACTTTTTTGTGTGGTTCAAATAGGTAaatggcagtttcttgtactcagtgaTAGAATAAAAGGAGTTTAGCAAAataactatgagtttggttgagtgGTACAAaggaattggcccaaaatagggctcaaagtggacgaaATTGCCGGTGTGCAAATattgccgagaccactaactttgcgagagcgtaatttcataagtttttcatcaaatttcgaacttttggtttCATTGCCTTCCCACTTGCTATTAATGATCTTGCCTTTGTTCAACCTTCAAGTTTTTGGTCCCCTCTCTATGGTGACGATTTGCTAAAACTGGAATAGGTACTGACTGTTGAATGTGGTGGCCTCTCTCCTGTATGATATTGATCGTGCTTTCCAACTGGGCCACCTTCACAAGATGTCCTATTATCCCTCATAGTGTTCTGTACCTcaatggctcccgtatccctgaatgtAACACAGTCAAAGTTCTTCGTTTTCTGTTTTATCATCAATTGTCCTGGAAGCCTTGTGTAAGTTCTTTGAAAGCTGCTTGTCTTAGCCTCTTGAAAAACTCTCCCATCTTTCATGGGGGGCTGATAGGCAAGCTTCTAAATCTTCATTCAACCTACTTTTATCTAGACTAaactacagtgaaaagctgtaTTCTTCAGCTTCCCCTACTATTTCTAAACCTGATCCCATTCATCATCAAGAGTTATATTTGTGTCTCGGTTTTTGATCTTTCCTGCTTGAGAGTGAAAACCCTACCTTTGCAAGATCAACACGATACCCACTGTCTCTGTTATTTTATCCGCTTTCACACCCTTCACAATCCTTTAATGTGTAGAATATTGATGGATATTAGTGTGGCTAATTAGTGTAATCTTTGCCCACACTTATACTGCTTTCCTCTCTTTCATTATGTTCACCCTGCATTTTGCTTTTCCCTCCCTCCTTGGGATGTTCCAACAGTATTCATGTTTGCTTTACCCCACTTCCATATGCCAAAGCTCACTTGCCTACTACAACTTCAGGTTCACTCTTTAAtgaacacttccattctcattaTCATGCTATTGCAGTGTACACTAATGTTTCTAAATATCCCTTACCCCATGGGATTGGGTATGCAGCTGTTTTTCCTGATAGAATGATTCAAGATCATTTACTAGAATTGGCCACTTTGTCCACAGTAGAGTTTTATACAAATCTCATTGCACCTAAGTCTGACTCACCCAAACTGCTCTGTGTGCTATCCAGAAATTTGACATCCCTCAGCCCATTGTCTTTGTATATGGTTTTGGTTATGTGGCATTTCTAGTAGGCACAAAGTAGTAATTTATTGTCGAGTCTCTGGACTTGTCTATATTTGGAACAATGAACAAGGAGGCTCAGTTGTTCGGTCAGCTGTTCATGATCTCCCAGTTTCCCTCAGGTATTCCTTTTTTCAGATATTTTTAGTGATTTCCCAACAACTCTGCAACAGTTgatctcctcaagggaggttccttgatgctggtgaggggcttgatctagggaaatggatctgtgctccagttccctgaattgagcctgaataccttccatcactccctacaggcactgtataatctctatgggtttagcgctcccccaagattataataataattatacagtggacccccggttaacgattttaatccgtgcaagaggggtaatcgttatgcgaaataatcgttatgtgaatgaattttccccataagaaataatggaaataaaattaatccgtgcaagacacccaaaagtatgaaaaaaaaattttttttaccacatgaaatgttaattttaatacacacaaactgaaaaaggcatgcacacttacatgacacttacttttattgaagatctggtgatgattgatgggatgggaggaggggagagcattatcttcttactgtttagaaggggaatccccttccattaggacttgaggtagcaagtccttttccggggttacttcccttcttcttttaatgccactaggaccagcttgagagtcactggacctctgtcgcacaacaaatctgtccatagagctctgtacctcccgttcctttacgatttgtctaaaatgggccacaacattgtcattgaaatagtcaccagcacggcttgcaacagctgtgtcagggtgattttcatccataaaggtttgcagttcaacccactgtgcacacatttccttaatttttgaagtaggcacaatggattccacaactggcataggcttctcagggttagccccaaacccttcaaaatctttcttaatttccatactaattctcaccctttttaccacagggttggcactagaagctttcttggggcccatggtcacttattttccagaaacagcaccgaaaacactgtaataatacgaaatattccgattgtatgcttggatgttattgcggaggctggctggtaaacaatgccaccggcggaacatgtgagcgtggctcaggccgcacattggaagcgtctcggacgaaaatcggtaagcgggtttttaagcggtatgcgaggcaaaatttttgcaattaaagtaagcggtatgcgaaataatcgctatgtgatgccatcgttatgcgggggtccactgtatactcaataattctagcggcttcaaatcaagcgggagaaagctggtaggcccacatgtgagagaatgggtctgtgtggtcagtgtgcaccacataaaaaaaatcctgcagcacacattgcgtaatgagaaaaaaaaaactctgatcgtttttttggaataaaacgccgactttgaggtgtattttcgtatagtatttatcgttgtattcgcgttttcatggtcttaggtgataaaatggaaaacatattacagaaatagagatgattttcattacttttacgatgaaaacgaccttgaaactgagctcaaagtagcagaaatgttcgatttttaccaatgttcaagagtaaataaatcacaccacacgtccaatacacgtcaactggggagtctaatattctttcactagtgcactgatattatttataccatttttacaataatgcagtagtctgcataacagtaaattttgtatttttttgtatgaataaaaaatcaaaatagaaagcaataataatataagaggggcctagagatgtgactaatgaacagagcatatgttattttagtgccacgaatgtctaccttgtttattctggaccctattttgaaattggcatcttttttattttgcgtgaaattggccaaattgccaatttctgaccaccatattgggtagtccaaattagtaaatgggaggtttcttgtactcagctgatagataaaatggagttctaaagaaatagctatgagtttggtcaactggaacaatggaattggctgaaaatagggctcaaagtcggcgaaatcgccgatacgcatatgtcgccgagaccgctaacttcgcgggagcataattccatgagttttcgaccaaatttcgaac
Encoded proteins:
- the eIF3h gene encoding eukaryotic translation initiation factor 3 subunit H; the protein is MSTSRSKREAENGRCIINVVQLEGLALMKIIKHCHEEGAGNTEVAQGVLLGLVVDERLEITNCFPFPRHADDVDEESTVHISYLQEANKFNNYQRQNAKQLQDKHKFMQKRAAENAQRQSRGEPPLPDEDVSKQFKPIAPLPRLDAMITSGQISNYCKQISQFCSQSLGKLYVAKALQQDKK